A single Pan troglodytes isolate AG18354 chromosome X, NHGRI_mPanTro3-v2.0_pri, whole genome shotgun sequence DNA region contains:
- the GPR173 gene encoding probable G-protein coupled receptor 173, giving the protein MANTTGEPEEVSGALSPPSASAYVKLVLLGLIMCVSLAGNAILSLLVLKERALHKAPYYFLLDLCLADGIRSAVCFPFVLASVRHGSSWTFSALSCKIVAFMAVLFCFHAAFMLFCISVTRYMAIAHHRFYAKRMTLWTCAAVICMAWTLSVAMAFPPVFDVGTYKFIREEDQCIFEHRYFKANDTLGFMLMLAVLMAATHAVYGKLLLFEYRHRKMKPVQMVPAISQNWTFHGPGATGQAAANWIAGFGRGPMPPTLLGIRQNGHAASRRLLGMDEVKGEKQLGHMFYAITLLFLLLWSPYIVACYWRVFVKACAVPHRYLATAVWMSFAQAAVNPIVCFLLNKDLKKCLRTHAPCWGTGGAPAPREPYCVM; this is encoded by the coding sequence ATGGCCAACACCACCGGAGAGCCTGAGGAGGTGAGCGGCGCTCTGTCCCCACCGTCCGCATCGGCTTATGTGAAGCTGGTACTGCTGGGACTGATTATGTGCGTGAGCCTGGCGGGTAACGCCATCTTGTCCCTGCTGGTGCTCAAGGAGCGTGCTCTGCACAAGGCTCCTTACTACTTCCTGCTGGACCTGTGCCTGGCCGATGGCATACGCTCTGCCGTCTGCTTCCCCTTTGTGCTGGCTTCTGTGCGCCACGGCTCTTCATGGACCTTCAGTGCACTCAGCTGCAAGATTGTGGCCTTTATGGCCGTGCTCTTTTGCTTCCATGCGGCCTTCATGCTGTTCTGCATCAGCGTCACCCGCTACATGGCCATCGCCCACCACCGCTTCTACGCCAAGCGCATGACACTCTGGACATGCGCGGCTGTCATCTGCATGGCCTGGACCCTGTCTGTGGCCATGGCCTTCCCACCTGTCTTTGACGTGGGCACCTACAAGTTTATTCGGGAGGAGGACCAGTGCATCTTTGAGCATCGCTACTTCAAGGCCAATGACACGCTGGGCTTCATGCTTATGTTGGCTGTGCTCATGGCAGCTACCCATGCTGTCTACGGCAAGCTGCTCCTCTTCGAGTATCGTCACCGCAAGATGAAGCCAGTGCAGATGGTGCCAGCCATCAGCCAGAACTGGACATTCCATGGTCCCGGGGCCACCGGCCAGGCTGCTGCCAACTGGATCGCCGGCTTTGGCCGTGGGCCCATGCCACCAACCCTGCTGGGTATCCGGCAGAATGGGCATGCAGCCAGCCGGCGGCTACTGGGCATGGACGAGGTCAAGGGTGAAAAGCAGCTGGGCCACATGTTCTACGCGATCACACTGCTCTTTCTGCTCCTCTGGTCACCCTACATCGTGGCCTGCTACTGGCGAGTGTTTGTGAAAGCCTGTGCTGTGCCCCACCGCTACCTGGCCACTGCTGTTTGGATGAGCTTCGCCCAGGCTGCCGTCAACCCAATTGTCTGCTTCCTGCTCAACAAGGACCTCAAGAAGTGCCTGAGGACTCACGCCCCCTGCTGGGGCACAGGAGGTGCCCCGGCTCCCAGAGAACCCTACTGTGTCATGTGA
- the TSPYL2 gene encoding testis-specific Y-encoded-like protein 2 isoform X3 — translation MDRPDEGPPAKTRRLSSSESPQRDPPPPPPPPPLLRLPLPPPQQRPRLQEETEAAQVLADMRGVGLGPALPPPPPYVILEEGGIRAYFTLGAECPGWDSTIESGYGEAPPPTESLEALPTPEASGGSLEIDFQVVQSSSFGGEGALETCSAVGWAPQRLVDPKSKEEAIIIVEDEDEDERESMRSSRRRRRRRRRKQRKVKRESRERNAERMESILQALEDIQLDLEAVNIKAGKAFLRLKRKFIQMRRPFLERRDLIIQHIPGFWVKAFLNHPRISILINRRDEDIFRYLTNLQVQDLRHISMGYKMKLYFQTNPYFTNMVIVKEFQRNRSGRLVSHSTPIRWHRGQEPQARRHGNQDASHSFFSWFSNHSLPEADRIAEIIKNDLWVNPLRYYLRERGSRIKRKKQEMKKRKTRGRCEVVIMEDAPDYYAVEDIFSEISDIDETIHDIKISDFMETTDYFETTDNEITDINENICDSENPDHNEVPNNETTDNNESADDHETTDNNESADDNNENPEDNNKNTDDNEENPNNNENTYGNNFFKGGFWGSHGNNQDSSDSDNEADEASDDEDNDGNEGDNEGSDDDGNEGDNEGSDDDDRDIEYYEKVIEDFDKDQADYEDVIEIISDESVEEEGIEEGELIPPHPCLPSFLFSEQAWPRTVYQGMNTICFYGGKKKHSEQLFKQRKSSEHLT, via the exons ATGGACCGCCCAGATGAGGGGCCTCCGGCCAAGACCCGCCGCCTGAGCAGCTCCGAGTCTCCACAGCGCGacccgcccccgccgccgccgccgccgccgctcctCCGACTGCCGCTGCCTCCACCCCAGCAGCGCCCGAGGCTCCAGGAGGAAACGGAGGCGGCACAGGTGCTGGCCGATATGAGGGGGGTGGGACTGGGCCCCGCGCTGCCCCCGCCGCCTCCCTATGTCATTCTCGAGGAGGGGGGGATCCGCGCATACTTCACGCTCGGTGCTGAGTGTCCCGGCTGGGATTCTACCATCGAGTCGGGGTATGGGGAGGCGCCCCCGCCCACGGAGAGCCTGGAAGCACTCCCCACTCCTGAGGCCTCGGGGGGGAGCCTGGAAATCGATTTTCAGGTTGTACAGTCGAGCAGTTTTGGTGGAGAGGGGGCCCTAGAAACCTGTAGCGCAGTGGGGTGGGCGCCCCAGAGGTTAGTTGACCCGAAGAGCAAGGAAGAGGCGATCATCATAGTggaggatgaggatgaggatgagcGGGAGAGTATGAGGAGCAgcaggaggcggcggcggcggcggaggaggaagcagaggaaggtgaagagggaaagcagagagagaaatgCCGAGAGGATGGAGAGCATCTTGCAGGCACTGGAGGATATTCAGCTGGATCTGGAGGCAGTGAACATCAAGGCAGGCAAAGCCTTCCTGCGTCTCAAGCGCAAGTTCATCCAGATGCGAAGACCCTTCCTGGAGCGCAGAGACCTCATCATCCAGCATATCCCAGGCTTCTGGGTCAAAGCA TTCCTCAACCACCCCAGAATTTCAATTTTGATCAACCGACGTGATGAAGACATTTTCCGCTACTTGACCAATCTGCAG GTACAGGATCTCAGACATATCTCCATGGGCTACAAAATGAAGCTGTACTTCCAGACTAACCCCTACTTCACAAACATGGTGATTGTCAAGGAGTTCCAGCGCAACCGCTCAG GCCGGCTGGTGTCTCACTCAACCCCAATCCGCTGGCACCGGGGCCAGGAACCCCAGGCCCGTCGTCACGGGAACCAGGATGCGAGCCACAGCTTCTTCAGCTGGTTCTCAAACCATAGCCTCCCAGAGGCTGACAGGATTGCTGAG ATTATCAAGAATGATCTGTGGGTTAACCCTCTACGCTACTACCTGAGAGAAAGGGGCTCCAGgataaagagaaagaagcaagaaatGAAGAAACG TAAAACCAGGGGCAGATGTGAGGTGGTGATCATGGAAGACGCCCCTGACTATTATGCAGTGGAAGACATTTTCAGCGAAATCTCAGACATTGATGAGACAATTCATGACATCAAGATCTCTGACTTCATGGAGACCACCGACTACTTCGAGACCACTGACAACGAGATAACTGACATCAATGAGAACATCTGCGACAGCGAGAATCCTGACCACAATGAGGTCCCCAACAACGAGACCACTGATAACAACGAGAGTGCTGATGACCACGAAACCACTGACAACAATGAGAGTGCAGATGACAACAACGAGAATCCTGAAGACAATAACAAGAACACTGATGACAACGAAGAGAACCCTAACAACAACGAGAACACTTACGGCAACAACTTCTTCAAAGGTGGCTTCTGGGGCAGCCATGGCAACAACCAGGACAGCAGCGACAGTGACAATGAAGCAGATGaggccagtgatgatgaagatAATGATGGCAACGAAGGTGACAATGAGGGCAGTGATGATGATGGCAATGAAGGTGACAATGAAGGCAGCGATGATGACGACAGAGACATTGAGTACTATGAGAAAGTTATTGAAGACTTTGACAAGGATCAGGCTGACTACGAGGACGTGATAGAGATCATCTCAGACGAATCAGTGGAAGAAGAGGGCATTGAGGAAGGTGAGCTAATCCCTCCCCACCCttgtcttccctcttttcttttctcagagcAAGCCTGGCCAAGGACAGTGTATCAAGGCATGAACACAATCTGCTTttatggaggaaagaaaaagcattctGAGCAACTTTTTAAACAAAGGAAGTCCAGTGAacatttaacttaa
- the TSPYL2 gene encoding testis-specific Y-encoded-like protein 2 isoform X4 → MDRPDEGPPAKTRRLSSSESPQRDPPPPPPPPPLLRLPLPPPQQRPRLQEETEAAQVLADMRGVGLGPALPPPPPYVILEEGGIRAYFTLGAECPGWDSTIESGYGEAPPPTESLEALPTPEASGGSLEIDFQVVQSSSFGGEGALETCSAVGWAPQRLVDPKSKEEAIIIVEDEDEDERESMRSSRRRRRRRRRKQRKVKRESRERNAERMESILQALEDIQLDLEAVNIKAGKAFLRLKRKFIQMRRPFLERRDLIIQHIPGFWVKAFLNHPRISILINRRDEDIFRYLTNLQVQDLRHISMGYKMKLYFQTNPYFTNMVIVKEFQRNRSGRLVSHSTPIRWHRGQEPQARRHGNQDASHSFFSWFSNHSLPEADRIAEIIKNDLWVNPLRYYLRERGSRIKRKKQEMKKRKTRGRCEVVIMEDAPDYYAVEDIFSEISDIDETIHDIKISDFMETTDYFETTDNEITDINENICDSENPDHNEVPNNETTDNNESADDHETTDNNESADDNNENPEDNNKNTDDNEENPNNNENTYGNNFFKGGFWGSHGNNQDSSDSDNEADEASDDEDNDGNEGDNEGSDDDGNEGDNEGSDDDDRDIEYYEKVIEDFDKDQADYEDVIEIISDESVEEEGIEEGIEQDEDIYEEGNYEEEGSEDVWEEGEDSDDSDLEDVLQVPNGWANPGKRGKTG, encoded by the exons ATGGACCGCCCAGATGAGGGGCCTCCGGCCAAGACCCGCCGCCTGAGCAGCTCCGAGTCTCCACAGCGCGacccgcccccgccgccgccgccgccgccgctcctCCGACTGCCGCTGCCTCCACCCCAGCAGCGCCCGAGGCTCCAGGAGGAAACGGAGGCGGCACAGGTGCTGGCCGATATGAGGGGGGTGGGACTGGGCCCCGCGCTGCCCCCGCCGCCTCCCTATGTCATTCTCGAGGAGGGGGGGATCCGCGCATACTTCACGCTCGGTGCTGAGTGTCCCGGCTGGGATTCTACCATCGAGTCGGGGTATGGGGAGGCGCCCCCGCCCACGGAGAGCCTGGAAGCACTCCCCACTCCTGAGGCCTCGGGGGGGAGCCTGGAAATCGATTTTCAGGTTGTACAGTCGAGCAGTTTTGGTGGAGAGGGGGCCCTAGAAACCTGTAGCGCAGTGGGGTGGGCGCCCCAGAGGTTAGTTGACCCGAAGAGCAAGGAAGAGGCGATCATCATAGTggaggatgaggatgaggatgagcGGGAGAGTATGAGGAGCAgcaggaggcggcggcggcggcggaggaggaagcagaggaaggtgaagagggaaagcagagagagaaatgCCGAGAGGATGGAGAGCATCTTGCAGGCACTGGAGGATATTCAGCTGGATCTGGAGGCAGTGAACATCAAGGCAGGCAAAGCCTTCCTGCGTCTCAAGCGCAAGTTCATCCAGATGCGAAGACCCTTCCTGGAGCGCAGAGACCTCATCATCCAGCATATCCCAGGCTTCTGGGTCAAAGCA TTCCTCAACCACCCCAGAATTTCAATTTTGATCAACCGACGTGATGAAGACATTTTCCGCTACTTGACCAATCTGCAG GTACAGGATCTCAGACATATCTCCATGGGCTACAAAATGAAGCTGTACTTCCAGACTAACCCCTACTTCACAAACATGGTGATTGTCAAGGAGTTCCAGCGCAACCGCTCAG GCCGGCTGGTGTCTCACTCAACCCCAATCCGCTGGCACCGGGGCCAGGAACCCCAGGCCCGTCGTCACGGGAACCAGGATGCGAGCCACAGCTTCTTCAGCTGGTTCTCAAACCATAGCCTCCCAGAGGCTGACAGGATTGCTGAG ATTATCAAGAATGATCTGTGGGTTAACCCTCTACGCTACTACCTGAGAGAAAGGGGCTCCAGgataaagagaaagaagcaagaaatGAAGAAACG TAAAACCAGGGGCAGATGTGAGGTGGTGATCATGGAAGACGCCCCTGACTATTATGCAGTGGAAGACATTTTCAGCGAAATCTCAGACATTGATGAGACAATTCATGACATCAAGATCTCTGACTTCATGGAGACCACCGACTACTTCGAGACCACTGACAACGAGATAACTGACATCAATGAGAACATCTGCGACAGCGAGAATCCTGACCACAATGAGGTCCCCAACAACGAGACCACTGATAACAACGAGAGTGCTGATGACCACGAAACCACTGACAACAATGAGAGTGCAGATGACAACAACGAGAATCCTGAAGACAATAACAAGAACACTGATGACAACGAAGAGAACCCTAACAACAACGAGAACACTTACGGCAACAACTTCTTCAAAGGTGGCTTCTGGGGCAGCCATGGCAACAACCAGGACAGCAGCGACAGTGACAATGAAGCAGATGaggccagtgatgatgaagatAATGATGGCAACGAAGGTGACAATGAGGGCAGTGATGATGATGGCAATGAAGGTGACAATGAAGGCAGCGATGATGACGACAGAGACATTGAGTACTATGAGAAAGTTATTGAAGACTTTGACAAGGATCAGGCTGACTACGAGGACGTGATAGAGATCATCTCAGACGAATCAGTGGAAGAAGAGGGCATTGAGGAAG GCATCGAGCAAGATGAGGACATCTATGAGGAAGGAAACTATGAGGAGGAAGGAAGTGAAGATGTCTGGGAAGAAGGGGAAGATTCGGACGACTCTGACCTGGAGGATGTGCTTCAGGTCCCAAACGGTTGGGCCAATCCGGGGAAGAGGGGGAAAACCGGATAA
- the TSPYL2 gene encoding testis-specific Y-encoded-like protein 2 isoform X2 — MDRPDEGPPAKTRRLSSSESPQRDPPPPPPPPPLLRLPLPPPQQRPRLQEETEAAQVLADMRGVGLGPALPPPPPYVILEEGGIRAYFTLGAECPGWDSTIESGYGEAPPPTESLEALPTPEASGGSLEIDFQVVQSSSFGGEGALETCSAVGWAPQRLVDPKSKEEAIIIVEDEDEDERESMRSSRRRRRRRRRKQRKVKRESRERNAERMESILQALEDIQLDLEAVNIKAGKAFLRLKRKFIQMRRPFLERRDLIIQHIPGFWVKAFLNHPRISILINRRDEDIFRYLTNLQVRPERHFLVGSGTNLVLGGDGRWVGRAVVCVGGDRFHHHPHLEQVQDLRHISMGYKMKLYFQTNPYFTNMVIVKEFQRNRSGRLVSHSTPIRWHRGQEPQARRHGNQDASHSFFSWFSNHSLPEADRIAEIIKNDLWVNPLRYYLRERGSRIKRKKQEMKKRKTRGRCEVVIMEDAPDYYAVEDIFSEISDIDETIHDIKISDFMETTDYFETTDNEITDINENICDSENPDHNEVPNNETTDNNESADDHETTDNNESADDNNENPEDNNKNTDDNEENPNNNENTYGNNFFKGGFWGSHGNNQDSSDSDNEADEASDDEDNDGNEGDNEGSDDDGNEGDNEGSDDDDRDIEYYEKVIEDFDKDQADYEDVIEIISDESVEEEGIEEGIEQDEDIYEEGNYEEEGSEDVWEEGEDSDDSDLEDVLQVPNGWANPGKRGKTG, encoded by the exons ATGGACCGCCCAGATGAGGGGCCTCCGGCCAAGACCCGCCGCCTGAGCAGCTCCGAGTCTCCACAGCGCGacccgcccccgccgccgccgccgccgccgctcctCCGACTGCCGCTGCCTCCACCCCAGCAGCGCCCGAGGCTCCAGGAGGAAACGGAGGCGGCACAGGTGCTGGCCGATATGAGGGGGGTGGGACTGGGCCCCGCGCTGCCCCCGCCGCCTCCCTATGTCATTCTCGAGGAGGGGGGGATCCGCGCATACTTCACGCTCGGTGCTGAGTGTCCCGGCTGGGATTCTACCATCGAGTCGGGGTATGGGGAGGCGCCCCCGCCCACGGAGAGCCTGGAAGCACTCCCCACTCCTGAGGCCTCGGGGGGGAGCCTGGAAATCGATTTTCAGGTTGTACAGTCGAGCAGTTTTGGTGGAGAGGGGGCCCTAGAAACCTGTAGCGCAGTGGGGTGGGCGCCCCAGAGGTTAGTTGACCCGAAGAGCAAGGAAGAGGCGATCATCATAGTggaggatgaggatgaggatgagcGGGAGAGTATGAGGAGCAgcaggaggcggcggcggcggcggaggaggaagcagaggaaggtgaagagggaaagcagagagagaaatgCCGAGAGGATGGAGAGCATCTTGCAGGCACTGGAGGATATTCAGCTGGATCTGGAGGCAGTGAACATCAAGGCAGGCAAAGCCTTCCTGCGTCTCAAGCGCAAGTTCATCCAGATGCGAAGACCCTTCCTGGAGCGCAGAGACCTCATCATCCAGCATATCCCAGGCTTCTGGGTCAAAGCA TTCCTCAACCACCCCAGAATTTCAATTTTGATCAACCGACGTGATGAAGACATTTTCCGCTACTTGACCAATCTGCAGGTCAGGCCAGAGAGACATTTTTTAGTAGGATCGGGCACGAATCTGGTTCTTGGAGGTGACGGGAGGTGGGTGGGAAGGGccgtggtgtgtgtggggggggacAGATTCCACCATCACCCCCACCTGGAGCAGGTACAGGATCTCAGACATATCTCCATGGGCTACAAAATGAAGCTGTACTTCCAGACTAACCCCTACTTCACAAACATGGTGATTGTCAAGGAGTTCCAGCGCAACCGCTCAG GCCGGCTGGTGTCTCACTCAACCCCAATCCGCTGGCACCGGGGCCAGGAACCCCAGGCCCGTCGTCACGGGAACCAGGATGCGAGCCACAGCTTCTTCAGCTGGTTCTCAAACCATAGCCTCCCAGAGGCTGACAGGATTGCTGAG ATTATCAAGAATGATCTGTGGGTTAACCCTCTACGCTACTACCTGAGAGAAAGGGGCTCCAGgataaagagaaagaagcaagaaatGAAGAAACG TAAAACCAGGGGCAGATGTGAGGTGGTGATCATGGAAGACGCCCCTGACTATTATGCAGTGGAAGACATTTTCAGCGAAATCTCAGACATTGATGAGACAATTCATGACATCAAGATCTCTGACTTCATGGAGACCACCGACTACTTCGAGACCACTGACAACGAGATAACTGACATCAATGAGAACATCTGCGACAGCGAGAATCCTGACCACAATGAGGTCCCCAACAACGAGACCACTGATAACAACGAGAGTGCTGATGACCACGAAACCACTGACAACAATGAGAGTGCAGATGACAACAACGAGAATCCTGAAGACAATAACAAGAACACTGATGACAACGAAGAGAACCCTAACAACAACGAGAACACTTACGGCAACAACTTCTTCAAAGGTGGCTTCTGGGGCAGCCATGGCAACAACCAGGACAGCAGCGACAGTGACAATGAAGCAGATGaggccagtgatgatgaagatAATGATGGCAACGAAGGTGACAATGAGGGCAGTGATGATGATGGCAATGAAGGTGACAATGAAGGCAGCGATGATGACGACAGAGACATTGAGTACTATGAGAAAGTTATTGAAGACTTTGACAAGGATCAGGCTGACTACGAGGACGTGATAGAGATCATCTCAGACGAATCAGTGGAAGAAGAGGGCATTGAGGAAG GCATCGAGCAAGATGAGGACATCTATGAGGAAGGAAACTATGAGGAGGAAGGAAGTGAAGATGTCTGGGAAGAAGGGGAAGATTCGGACGACTCTGACCTGGAGGATGTGCTTCAGGTCCCAAACGGTTGGGCCAATCCGGGGAAGAGGGGGAAAACCGGATAA
- the TSPYL2 gene encoding testis-specific Y-encoded-like protein 2 isoform X1 — MDRPDEGPPAKTRRLSSSESPQRDPPPPPPPPPLLRLPLPPPQQRPRLQEETEAAQVLADMRGVGLGPALPPPPPYVILEEGGIRAYFTLGAECPGWDSTIESGYGEAPPPTESLEALPTPEASGGSLEIDFQVVQSSSFGGEGALETCSAVGWAPQRLVDPKSKEEAIIIVEDEDEDERESMRSSRRRRRRRRRKQRKVKRESRERNAERMESILQALEDIQLDLEAVNIKAGKAFLRLKRKFIQMRRPFLERRDLIIQHIPGFWVKAFLNHPRISILINRRDEDIFRYLTNLQVRPERHFLVGSGTNLVLGGDGRWVGRAVVCVGGDRFHHHPHLEQVQDLRHISMGYKMKLYFQTNPYFTNMVIVKEFQRNRSGRLVSHSTPIRWHRGQEPQARRHGNQDASHSFFSWFSNHSLPEADRIAEIIKNDLWVNPLRYYLRERGSRIKRKKQEMKKRKTRGRCEVVIMEDAPDYYAVEDIFSEISDIDETIHDIKISDFMETTDYFETTDNEITDINENICDSENPDHNEVPNNETTDNNESADDHETTDNNESADDNNENPEDNNKNTDDNEENPNNNENTYGNNFFKGGFWGSHGNNQDSSDSDNEADEASDDEDNDGNEGDNEGSDDDGNEGDNEGSDDDDRDIEYYEKVIEDFDKDQADYEDVIEIISDESVEEEGIEEGELIPPHPCLPSFLFSEQAWPRTVYQGMNTICFYGGKKKHSEQLFKQRKSSEHLT, encoded by the exons ATGGACCGCCCAGATGAGGGGCCTCCGGCCAAGACCCGCCGCCTGAGCAGCTCCGAGTCTCCACAGCGCGacccgcccccgccgccgccgccgccgccgctcctCCGACTGCCGCTGCCTCCACCCCAGCAGCGCCCGAGGCTCCAGGAGGAAACGGAGGCGGCACAGGTGCTGGCCGATATGAGGGGGGTGGGACTGGGCCCCGCGCTGCCCCCGCCGCCTCCCTATGTCATTCTCGAGGAGGGGGGGATCCGCGCATACTTCACGCTCGGTGCTGAGTGTCCCGGCTGGGATTCTACCATCGAGTCGGGGTATGGGGAGGCGCCCCCGCCCACGGAGAGCCTGGAAGCACTCCCCACTCCTGAGGCCTCGGGGGGGAGCCTGGAAATCGATTTTCAGGTTGTACAGTCGAGCAGTTTTGGTGGAGAGGGGGCCCTAGAAACCTGTAGCGCAGTGGGGTGGGCGCCCCAGAGGTTAGTTGACCCGAAGAGCAAGGAAGAGGCGATCATCATAGTggaggatgaggatgaggatgagcGGGAGAGTATGAGGAGCAgcaggaggcggcggcggcggcggaggaggaagcagaggaaggtgaagagggaaagcagagagagaaatgCCGAGAGGATGGAGAGCATCTTGCAGGCACTGGAGGATATTCAGCTGGATCTGGAGGCAGTGAACATCAAGGCAGGCAAAGCCTTCCTGCGTCTCAAGCGCAAGTTCATCCAGATGCGAAGACCCTTCCTGGAGCGCAGAGACCTCATCATCCAGCATATCCCAGGCTTCTGGGTCAAAGCA TTCCTCAACCACCCCAGAATTTCAATTTTGATCAACCGACGTGATGAAGACATTTTCCGCTACTTGACCAATCTGCAGGTCAGGCCAGAGAGACATTTTTTAGTAGGATCGGGCACGAATCTGGTTCTTGGAGGTGACGGGAGGTGGGTGGGAAGGGccgtggtgtgtgtggggggggacAGATTCCACCATCACCCCCACCTGGAGCAGGTACAGGATCTCAGACATATCTCCATGGGCTACAAAATGAAGCTGTACTTCCAGACTAACCCCTACTTCACAAACATGGTGATTGTCAAGGAGTTCCAGCGCAACCGCTCAG GCCGGCTGGTGTCTCACTCAACCCCAATCCGCTGGCACCGGGGCCAGGAACCCCAGGCCCGTCGTCACGGGAACCAGGATGCGAGCCACAGCTTCTTCAGCTGGTTCTCAAACCATAGCCTCCCAGAGGCTGACAGGATTGCTGAG ATTATCAAGAATGATCTGTGGGTTAACCCTCTACGCTACTACCTGAGAGAAAGGGGCTCCAGgataaagagaaagaagcaagaaatGAAGAAACG TAAAACCAGGGGCAGATGTGAGGTGGTGATCATGGAAGACGCCCCTGACTATTATGCAGTGGAAGACATTTTCAGCGAAATCTCAGACATTGATGAGACAATTCATGACATCAAGATCTCTGACTTCATGGAGACCACCGACTACTTCGAGACCACTGACAACGAGATAACTGACATCAATGAGAACATCTGCGACAGCGAGAATCCTGACCACAATGAGGTCCCCAACAACGAGACCACTGATAACAACGAGAGTGCTGATGACCACGAAACCACTGACAACAATGAGAGTGCAGATGACAACAACGAGAATCCTGAAGACAATAACAAGAACACTGATGACAACGAAGAGAACCCTAACAACAACGAGAACACTTACGGCAACAACTTCTTCAAAGGTGGCTTCTGGGGCAGCCATGGCAACAACCAGGACAGCAGCGACAGTGACAATGAAGCAGATGaggccagtgatgatgaagatAATGATGGCAACGAAGGTGACAATGAGGGCAGTGATGATGATGGCAATGAAGGTGACAATGAAGGCAGCGATGATGACGACAGAGACATTGAGTACTATGAGAAAGTTATTGAAGACTTTGACAAGGATCAGGCTGACTACGAGGACGTGATAGAGATCATCTCAGACGAATCAGTGGAAGAAGAGGGCATTGAGGAAGGTGAGCTAATCCCTCCCCACCCttgtcttccctcttttcttttctcagagcAAGCCTGGCCAAGGACAGTGTATCAAGGCATGAACACAATCTGCTTttatggaggaaagaaaaagcattctGAGCAACTTTTTAAACAAAGGAAGTCCAGTGAacatttaacttaa